In one Brassica oleracea var. oleracea cultivar TO1000 chromosome C9, BOL, whole genome shotgun sequence genomic region, the following are encoded:
- the LOC106313088 gene encoding trichohyalin-like isoform X1: protein MAARQQPRGTGLGVQHEDFVPKSEWKDQPEATLLTIDLPDFTKEQIKVTYVHASKMLKVTGERPLAGRKWSRFNEAFTVPQNCLVDKLRGSFNNNVLTITMPKKTIRKMPDLPEAPKTGDEKVGKLEEKRLLEESIRKAKEEEAEMKKKLHEESEAILRKLQEEAKTKEMAERRKLQEEAKAKERAEAKRLQEEAIAKEKAEARKLQEKAKAKELFPLTATRHQPRGTGLGVQYEDFVPNSGWKDQPEATLLTINLPGFTKEQIKTTYLHTSKMLRVTGERPLAGRRWSRFNEVFSVPHNCLVDKIYGNFNNNSLTITMPKEITKMSNLPETSKNMAEKFEKLEEKRLLEESIRKAKEKEVEKKKKLLEEREAILRKLQEEAKTKEMAERRKLQEEAKAKERAEAKRLQEEAIAKEKAEARKLQEKAKAKELFPLTATRHQPRGTGLGVQYEDFVPNSGWKDQPEATLLTINLPGFTKEQIKTTYVHTSKMLRVTGERPLAGRRWSRFNEVFSVPHNCLVDKIHGNFNNNSLTITMPKETITKMSNLPEASKNMAEKVEKLEEKRLLEESKRKKEEEEAEKKKKLLEEKESILKKLQEEAKAKEVEARKLQEEAKEMVESMRLQEAAIAKERAEAKKLQEEANIKEMAEARKLQEAAIAKELAEARKLLEEAIAEEKAEVRKLQEAAIAKEMAEARRLLEKAIEEEKAEAKRLQEIAKENEIAEAKKLQEAKAKEMAEERKLQEETIAKERADARKLQEVAKAKEMAEARKLQGAIIAKQRAEARRLQEEANAKEMAEAKRLQEEAKAKEMAKAKKLQERAEAKRLQEETRAKEMVEARKLEQATKKKEMAEARRLQEEAIEKEKAEARKLQEEAITKEKLVEEAALENKIQKNKSVVESVRKEKILMQAEDRKPSELEKALKTGLYKIRSWWDQTCIWGSKRGRENQQKKN from the exons ATGGCAGCAAGACAGCAGCCGAGAGGAACAGGCTTAGGTGTTCAGCATGAGGATTTTGTCCCCAAATCTGAATGGAAAGATCAACCTGAAGCCACTCTTCTCACCATTGATCTTCCAG ATTTTACAAAGGAGCAAATAAAGGTAACGTACGTGCACGCCTCGAAGATGTTAAAAGTCACAGGAGAACGTCCACTGGCTGGTCGGAAATGGAGCCGTTTCAACGAAGCTTTCACTGTTCCACAGAATTGTCTTGTAGATAAGCTTCGTGGGAGCTTCAATAATAACGTCCTCACAATCACCATGCCTAAGAAGACGATTAGGAAGATGCCTGATCTTCCAGAAGCTCCTAAAACTGGGGATGAGAAAGTTGGGAAGCTAGAGGAGAAAAGGTTGTTGGAAGAATCTATAAGGAAAGCAAAGGAAGAAGAGGCTGAGATGAAAAAGAAGCTTCATGAAGAGAGCGAGGCAATACTTAGGAAGCTGCAAGAAGAAGCTAAAACAAAAGAGATGGCTGAGAGAAGGAAGCTTCAAGAAGAAGCAAAAGCAAAAGAGAGAGCCGAGGCAAAAAGGCTTCAAGAAGAAGCTATAGCAAAAGAGAAGGCTGAAGCAAGGAAGCTTCAAGAAAAAGCAAAAGCAAAAGAGTTATTTCCATTAACGGCAACAAGACACCAACCGAGAGGAACAGGCTTGGGGGTTCAGTATGAGGATTTTGTCCCCAATTCTGGTTGGAAAGATCAACCTGAAGCCACTCTTCTCACCATTAATCTTCCAG GTTTTACAAAGGAGCAAATAAAGACAACGTATTTGCACACCTCGAAGATGTTAAGAGTCACAGGAGAACGTCCCCTGGCTGGTCGGAGATGGAGTCGTTTCAACGAAGTCTTTTCTGTTCCACATAACTGTCTTGTAGATAAGATCTATGGGAACTTCAATAACAACTCCCTCACCATCACCATGCCTAAGGAGATTACAAAGATGTCTAATCTCCCAGAAACTTCTAAAAATATGGCTGAGAAGTTTGAGAAGCTAGAGGAGAAAAGGTTGTTGGAAGAATCTATAAGGAAAGCAAAGGAAAAAGAGGTTGAGAAGAAGAAGAAGCTTCTGGAAGAGAGAGAGGCAATACTTAGGAAGCTGCAAGAAGAAGCTAAAACAAAAGAGATGGCTGAGAGAAGGAAGCTTCAAGAAGAAGCAAAAGCAAAAGAGAGAGCCGAGGCAAAAAGGCTTCAAGAAGAAGCTATAGCAAAAGAGAAGGCTGAAGCAAGGAAGCTTCAAGAAAAAGCAAAAGCAAAAGAGTTATTTCCATTAACGGCAACAAGACACCAACCGAGAGGAACAGGCTTGGGGGTTCAGTATGAGGATTTTGTCCCCAATTCTGGTTGGAAAGATCAACCTGAAGCCACTCTTCTCACCATTAATCTTCCAG GTTTTACAAAGGAGCAAATAAAGACAACGTATGTGCATACCTCGAAGATGTTAAGAGTCACCGGAGAACGTCCCCTGGCTGGTCGGAGATGGAGTCGTTTCAACGAAGTCTTTTCTGTTCCACATAACTGTCTTGTAGATAAGATCCATGGGAACTTCAATAACAACTCCCTCACCATCACCATGCCTAAGGAGACGATTACAAAGATGTCTAATCTCCCAGAAGCTTCTAAAAATATGGCTGAGAAGGTCGAGAAGCTAGAGGAGAAGAGGTTGTTGGAAGAATCTAAAAGGAAAAAAGAGGAAGAAGAGGCTGAGAAGAAGAAGAAGCTTCTGGAAGAGAAAGAGAGCATACTTAAGAAGCTGCAAGAAGAAGCTAAAGCAAAAGAGGTTGAGGCAAGGAAGCTTCAAGAAGAAGCAAAAGAGATGGTTGAATCAATGAGGCTTCAAGAAGCAGCTATAGCAAAAGAGAGGGCCGAGGCAAAGAAGCTTCAAGAAGAAGCAAATATAAAAGAGATGGCTGAGGCGAGGAAGCTTCAAGAAGCAGCTATCGCAAAAGAGTTGGCTGAGGCAAGGAAACTTCTAGAAGAAGCTATAGCAGAAGAGAAAGCTGAGGTAAGGAAGCTTCAAGAAGCAGCTATAGCAAAAGAAATGGCTGAGGCAAGGAGGCTTCTAGAAAAAGCTATAGAAGAAGAGAAAGCTGAGGCAAAGAGGCTGCAAGAAATAGCTAAAGAAAATGAGATTGCTGAGGCAAAGAAACTACAAGAGGCAAAAGCAAAAGAAATGGCTGAAGAAAGAAAGCTCCAAGAAGAAACTATAGCAAAAGAGAGGGCCGATGCAAGGAAGCTTCAAGAAGTAGCTAAAGCAAAAGAGATGGCTGAGGCGAGGAAGCTTCAAGGAGCAATTATAGCAAAACAGAGAGCTGAAGCAAGAAGGCTTCAAGAAGAAGCTAACGCAAAAGAGATGGCCGAGGCAAAAAGGCTTCAAGAAGAAGCAAAAGCAAAAGAAATGGCTAAGGCGAAGAAGCTTCAAGAGAGAGCTGAGGCAAAGAGGCTTCAAGAAGAAACTAGAGCAAAAGAGATGGTCGAGGCAAGAAAACTTGAACAAGCAACTAAAAAAAAAGAGATGGCTGAGGCGAGGAGACTTCAAGAAGAAGCTATAGAAAAAGAGAAAGCTGAGGCGAGGAAACTCCAAGAAGAAGCTATAACAAAAGAGAAGCTTGTAGAAGAAGCTGCACTAGAGAATAAGATCCAGAAGAACAAGTCTGTGGTTGAATCTGTAAGAAAAGAGAAGATACTAATGCAGGCAGAAGACAGGAAGCCTTCAGAACTGGAGAAAGCTTTGAAAACTGGACTATACAAAATCCGATCATGGTGGGACCAAACATGTATCTGGGGGAGCAAGCGAGGACGTGAAAATCAGCAGAAGAAAAACTAG
- the LOC106313088 gene encoding trichohyalin-like isoform X3, whose protein sequence is MAARQQPRGTGLGVQHEDFVPKSEWKDQPEATLLTIDLPDFTKEQIKVTYVHASKMLKVTGERPLAGRKWSRFNEAFTVPQNCLVDKLRGSFNNNVLTITMPKKTIRKMPDLPEAPKTGDEKVGKLEEKRLLEESIRKAKEEEAEMKKKLHEESEAILRKLQEEAKTKEMAERRKLQEEAKAKERAEAKRLQEEAIAKEKAEARKLQEKAKAKELFPLTATRHQPRGTGLGVQYEDFVPNSGWKDQPEATLLTINLPGFTKEQIKTTYVHTSKMLRVTGERPLAGRRWSRFNEVFSVPHNCLVDKIHGNFNNNSLTITMPKETITKMSNLPEASKNMAEKVEKLEEKRLLEESKRKKEEEEAEKKKKLLEEKESILKKLQEEAKAKEVEARKLQEEAKEMVESMRLQEAAIAKERAEAKKLQEEANIKEMAEARKLQEAAIAKELAEARKLLEEAIAEEKAEVRKLQEAAIAKEMAEARRLLEKAIEEEKAEAKRLQEIAKENEIAEAKKLQEAKAKEMAEERKLQEETIAKERADARKLQEVAKAKEMAEARKLQGAIIAKQRAEARRLQEEANAKEMAEAKRLQEEAKAKEMAKAKKLQERAEAKRLQEETRAKEMVEARKLEQATKKKEMAEARRLQEEAIEKEKAEARKLQEEAITKEKLVEEAALENKIQKNKSVVESVRKEKILMQAEDRKPSELEKALKTGLYKIRSWWDQTCIWGSKRGRENQQKKN, encoded by the exons ATGGCAGCAAGACAGCAGCCGAGAGGAACAGGCTTAGGTGTTCAGCATGAGGATTTTGTCCCCAAATCTGAATGGAAAGATCAACCTGAAGCCACTCTTCTCACCATTGATCTTCCAG ATTTTACAAAGGAGCAAATAAAGGTAACGTACGTGCACGCCTCGAAGATGTTAAAAGTCACAGGAGAACGTCCACTGGCTGGTCGGAAATGGAGCCGTTTCAACGAAGCTTTCACTGTTCCACAGAATTGTCTTGTAGATAAGCTTCGTGGGAGCTTCAATAATAACGTCCTCACAATCACCATGCCTAAGAAGACGATTAGGAAGATGCCTGATCTTCCAGAAGCTCCTAAAACTGGGGATGAGAAAGTTGGGAAGCTAGAGGAGAAAAGGTTGTTGGAAGAATCTATAAGGAAAGCAAAGGAAGAAGAGGCTGAGATGAAAAAGAAGCTTCATGAAGAGAGCGAGGCAATACTTAGGAAGCTGCAAGAAGAAGCTAAAACAAAAGAGATGGCTGAGAGAAGGAAGCTTCAAGAAGAAGCAAAAGCAAAAGAGAGAGCCGAGGCAAAAAGGCTTCAAGAAGAAGCTATAGCAAAAGAGAAGGCTGAAGCAAGGAAGCTTCAAGAAAAAGCAAAAGCAAAAGAGTTATTTCCATTAACGGCAACAAGACACCAACCGAGAGGAACAGGCTTGGGGGTTCAGTATGAGGATTTTGTCCCCAATTCTGGTTGGAAAGATCAACCTGAAGCCACTCTTCTCACCATTAATCTTCCAG GTTTTACAAAGGAGCAAATAAAGACAACGTATGTGCATACCTCGAAGATGTTAAGAGTCACCGGAGAACGTCCCCTGGCTGGTCGGAGATGGAGTCGTTTCAACGAAGTCTTTTCTGTTCCACATAACTGTCTTGTAGATAAGATCCATGGGAACTTCAATAACAACTCCCTCACCATCACCATGCCTAAGGAGACGATTACAAAGATGTCTAATCTCCCAGAAGCTTCTAAAAATATGGCTGAGAAGGTCGAGAAGCTAGAGGAGAAGAGGTTGTTGGAAGAATCTAAAAGGAAAAAAGAGGAAGAAGAGGCTGAGAAGAAGAAGAAGCTTCTGGAAGAGAAAGAGAGCATACTTAAGAAGCTGCAAGAAGAAGCTAAAGCAAAAGAGGTTGAGGCAAGGAAGCTTCAAGAAGAAGCAAAAGAGATGGTTGAATCAATGAGGCTTCAAGAAGCAGCTATAGCAAAAGAGAGGGCCGAGGCAAAGAAGCTTCAAGAAGAAGCAAATATAAAAGAGATGGCTGAGGCGAGGAAGCTTCAAGAAGCAGCTATCGCAAAAGAGTTGGCTGAGGCAAGGAAACTTCTAGAAGAAGCTATAGCAGAAGAGAAAGCTGAGGTAAGGAAGCTTCAAGAAGCAGCTATAGCAAAAGAAATGGCTGAGGCAAGGAGGCTTCTAGAAAAAGCTATAGAAGAAGAGAAAGCTGAGGCAAAGAGGCTGCAAGAAATAGCTAAAGAAAATGAGATTGCTGAGGCAAAGAAACTACAAGAGGCAAAAGCAAAAGAAATGGCTGAAGAAAGAAAGCTCCAAGAAGAAACTATAGCAAAAGAGAGGGCCGATGCAAGGAAGCTTCAAGAAGTAGCTAAAGCAAAAGAGATGGCTGAGGCGAGGAAGCTTCAAGGAGCAATTATAGCAAAACAGAGAGCTGAAGCAAGAAGGCTTCAAGAAGAAGCTAACGCAAAAGAGATGGCCGAGGCAAAAAGGCTTCAAGAAGAAGCAAAAGCAAAAGAAATGGCTAAGGCGAAGAAGCTTCAAGAGAGAGCTGAGGCAAAGAGGCTTCAAGAAGAAACTAGAGCAAAAGAGATGGTCGAGGCAAGAAAACTTGAACAAGCAACTAAAAAAAAAGAGATGGCTGAGGCGAGGAGACTTCAAGAAGAAGCTATAGAAAAAGAGAAAGCTGAGGCGAGGAAACTCCAAGAAGAAGCTATAACAAAAGAGAAGCTTGTAGAAGAAGCTGCACTAGAGAATAAGATCCAGAAGAACAAGTCTGTGGTTGAATCTGTAAGAAAAGAGAAGATACTAATGCAGGCAGAAGACAGGAAGCCTTCAGAACTGGAGAAAGCTTTGAAAACTGGACTATACAAAATCCGATCATGGTGGGACCAAACATGTATCTGGGGGAGCAAGCGAGGACGTGAAAATCAGCAGAAGAAAAACTAG
- the LOC106313088 gene encoding trichohyalin-like isoform X2 yields MAARQQPRGTGLGVQHEDFVPKSEWKDQPEATLLTIDLPDFTKEQIKVTYVHASKMLKVTGERPLAGRKWSRFNEAFTVPQNCLVDKLRGSFNNNVLTITMPKKTIRKMPDLPEAPKTGDEKVGKLEEKRLLEESIRKAKEEEAEMKKKLHEESEAILRKLQEEAKTKEMAERRKLQEEAKAKERAEAKRLQEEAIAKEKAEARKLQEKAKAKELFPLTATRHQPRGTGLGVQYEDFVPNSGWKDQPEATLLTINLPGFTKEQIKTTYLHTSKMLRVTGERPLAGRRWSRFNEVFSVPHNCLVDKIYGNFNNNSLTITMPKEITKMSNLPETSKNMAEKFEKLEEKRLLEESIRKAKEKEVEKKKKLLEEREAILRKLQEEAKTKEMAERRKLQEEAKAKERAEAKRLQEEAIAKEKAEARKLQEKAKAKELFPLTATRHQPRGTGLGVQYEDFVPNSGWKDQPEATLLTINLPGFTKEQIKTTYVHTSKMLRVTGERPLAGRRWSRFNEVFSVPHNCLVDKIHGNFNNNSLTITMPKETITKMSNLPEASKNMAEKVEKLEEKRLLEESKRKKEEEEAEKKKKLLEEKESILKKLQEEAKAKEVEARKLQEEAKEMVESMRLQEAAIAKERAEAKKLQEEANIKEMAEARKLQEAAIAKELAEARKLLEEAIAEEKAEVRKLQEAAIAKEMAEARRLLEKAIEEEKAEAKRLQEIAKENEIAEAKKLQEAKAKEMAEERKLQEETIAKERADARKLQEVAKAKEMAEARKLQGAIIAKQRAEARRLQEEANAKEMAEAKRLQEEAKAKEMAKAKKLQERAEAKRLQEETRAKEMVEARKLEQATKKKEMAEARRLQEEAITKEKLVEEAALENKIQKNKSVVESVRKEKILMQAEDRKPSELEKALKTGLYKIRSWWDQTCIWGSKRGRENQQKKN; encoded by the exons ATGGCAGCAAGACAGCAGCCGAGAGGAACAGGCTTAGGTGTTCAGCATGAGGATTTTGTCCCCAAATCTGAATGGAAAGATCAACCTGAAGCCACTCTTCTCACCATTGATCTTCCAG ATTTTACAAAGGAGCAAATAAAGGTAACGTACGTGCACGCCTCGAAGATGTTAAAAGTCACAGGAGAACGTCCACTGGCTGGTCGGAAATGGAGCCGTTTCAACGAAGCTTTCACTGTTCCACAGAATTGTCTTGTAGATAAGCTTCGTGGGAGCTTCAATAATAACGTCCTCACAATCACCATGCCTAAGAAGACGATTAGGAAGATGCCTGATCTTCCAGAAGCTCCTAAAACTGGGGATGAGAAAGTTGGGAAGCTAGAGGAGAAAAGGTTGTTGGAAGAATCTATAAGGAAAGCAAAGGAAGAAGAGGCTGAGATGAAAAAGAAGCTTCATGAAGAGAGCGAGGCAATACTTAGGAAGCTGCAAGAAGAAGCTAAAACAAAAGAGATGGCTGAGAGAAGGAAGCTTCAAGAAGAAGCAAAAGCAAAAGAGAGAGCCGAGGCAAAAAGGCTTCAAGAAGAAGCTATAGCAAAAGAGAAGGCTGAAGCAAGGAAGCTTCAAGAAAAAGCAAAAGCAAAAGAGTTATTTCCATTAACGGCAACAAGACACCAACCGAGAGGAACAGGCTTGGGGGTTCAGTATGAGGATTTTGTCCCCAATTCTGGTTGGAAAGATCAACCTGAAGCCACTCTTCTCACCATTAATCTTCCAG GTTTTACAAAGGAGCAAATAAAGACAACGTATTTGCACACCTCGAAGATGTTAAGAGTCACAGGAGAACGTCCCCTGGCTGGTCGGAGATGGAGTCGTTTCAACGAAGTCTTTTCTGTTCCACATAACTGTCTTGTAGATAAGATCTATGGGAACTTCAATAACAACTCCCTCACCATCACCATGCCTAAGGAGATTACAAAGATGTCTAATCTCCCAGAAACTTCTAAAAATATGGCTGAGAAGTTTGAGAAGCTAGAGGAGAAAAGGTTGTTGGAAGAATCTATAAGGAAAGCAAAGGAAAAAGAGGTTGAGAAGAAGAAGAAGCTTCTGGAAGAGAGAGAGGCAATACTTAGGAAGCTGCAAGAAGAAGCTAAAACAAAAGAGATGGCTGAGAGAAGGAAGCTTCAAGAAGAAGCAAAAGCAAAAGAGAGAGCCGAGGCAAAAAGGCTTCAAGAAGAAGCTATAGCAAAAGAGAAGGCTGAAGCAAGGAAGCTTCAAGAAAAAGCAAAAGCAAAAGAGTTATTTCCATTAACGGCAACAAGACACCAACCGAGAGGAACAGGCTTGGGGGTTCAGTATGAGGATTTTGTCCCCAATTCTGGTTGGAAAGATCAACCTGAAGCCACTCTTCTCACCATTAATCTTCCAG GTTTTACAAAGGAGCAAATAAAGACAACGTATGTGCATACCTCGAAGATGTTAAGAGTCACCGGAGAACGTCCCCTGGCTGGTCGGAGATGGAGTCGTTTCAACGAAGTCTTTTCTGTTCCACATAACTGTCTTGTAGATAAGATCCATGGGAACTTCAATAACAACTCCCTCACCATCACCATGCCTAAGGAGACGATTACAAAGATGTCTAATCTCCCAGAAGCTTCTAAAAATATGGCTGAGAAGGTCGAGAAGCTAGAGGAGAAGAGGTTGTTGGAAGAATCTAAAAGGAAAAAAGAGGAAGAAGAGGCTGAGAAGAAGAAGAAGCTTCTGGAAGAGAAAGAGAGCATACTTAAGAAGCTGCAAGAAGAAGCTAAAGCAAAAGAGGTTGAGGCAAGGAAGCTTCAAGAAGAAGCAAAAGAGATGGTTGAATCAATGAGGCTTCAAGAAGCAGCTATAGCAAAAGAGAGGGCCGAGGCAAAGAAGCTTCAAGAAGAAGCAAATATAAAAGAGATGGCTGAGGCGAGGAAGCTTCAAGAAGCAGCTATCGCAAAAGAGTTGGCTGAGGCAAGGAAACTTCTAGAAGAAGCTATAGCAGAAGAGAAAGCTGAGGTAAGGAAGCTTCAAGAAGCAGCTATAGCAAAAGAAATGGCTGAGGCAAGGAGGCTTCTAGAAAAAGCTATAGAAGAAGAGAAAGCTGAGGCAAAGAGGCTGCAAGAAATAGCTAAAGAAAATGAGATTGCTGAGGCAAAGAAACTACAAGAGGCAAAAGCAAAAGAAATGGCTGAAGAAAGAAAGCTCCAAGAAGAAACTATAGCAAAAGAGAGGGCCGATGCAAGGAAGCTTCAAGAAGTAGCTAAAGCAAAAGAGATGGCTGAGGCGAGGAAGCTTCAAGGAGCAATTATAGCAAAACAGAGAGCTGAAGCAAGAAGGCTTCAAGAAGAAGCTAACGCAAAAGAGATGGCCGAGGCAAAAAGGCTTCAAGAAGAAGCAAAAGCAAAAGAAATGGCTAAGGCGAAGAAGCTTCAAGAGAGAGCTGAGGCAAAGAGGCTTCAAGAAGAAACTAGAGCAAAAGAGATGGTCGAGGCAAGAAAACTTGAACAAGCAACTAAAAAAAAAGAGATGGCTGAGGCGAGGAGACTT CAAGAAGAAGCTATAACAAAAGAGAAGCTTGTAGAAGAAGCTGCACTAGAGAATAAGATCCAGAAGAACAAGTCTGTGGTTGAATCTGTAAGAAAAGAGAAGATACTAATGCAGGCAGAAGACAGGAAGCCTTCAGAACTGGAGAAAGCTTTGAAAACTGGACTATACAAAATCCGATCATGGTGGGACCAAACATGTATCTGGGGGAGCAAGCGAGGACGTGAAAATCAGCAGAAGAAAAACTAG